DNA from Gouania willdenowi chromosome 15, fGouWil2.1, whole genome shotgun sequence:
TAGCACtaattagcattaacactaactaaCTTTAGctaacattaatattagcctaacattaacatttgctagcattagcctaactttagcctaatattagcattagcctagcactaCCATTAGctgacattagcctagcattagcttttacctagcattaacgtTTACCTAGCATTGGTATTTGCCTAGCATTATTATTTCCCTAGCATAgtatttacctagcattagcattagcctagcattagctgaatattttaaaagttgaatggttgaaatccattgaagaatggctgaacCGCTGAAgttcaaaattaaagctgttaaatcttaaaatactaaaaaatctcaatcaaaatgaatggggaaattttttttgaaaaaaaaaagcattaaaattttttttttataaaagttataaatcacaaaaataaaaacaccccTGTACTGAATTTTTGGCATGTTTTGATCTTAATTGTCAAAATCGGTCAAATGCTAAAggagttgaaaaacactgtgagAATACGAAAAAAAATGCCTCCTGCATCTTCACTAATTAAAGTAACTCTGAAAAaggatgatgttttttttttttctaaaaaagtcTTTGGCAAAAGTgacttctttctcttctttttctctgtATCATTAAATGCCTTTTGGCGAGTTGGTTTTGAATGGCATTATTGTGGAGCAAATTGGGGCAAAAGACATTTGTATTGATCTGGTTTCAGAGGGTGAGAGTGATCCATGTGACAGCCTTATTTCCTCTACTTGGAGGTTTAACTTGCTGTAGGATGTGTAAGAAAAAACCCttgaaaatgactttttttttgttgtcacaaATCAATGATTTTGGTTGTCTCAGTAGTAGCAGTGAAAATCAATCTCTAAAATAGAAACTATCCACGTTGTTAGGGTTCGAAAAATGTTGTAATATTTGATTGAAATGATTGAACATTTTTGATTCACCATCTGGGTGGACACAAAAAGAGAAGACAGtgaggattaaaaaaagaatcaaaaagAGATTGAaatcatctttttaaaaaagagcTTTAATAGAGACAGTATGTCAGGACCACGGTGTAATCACGGTGGGGCGTGGGGTGAGAAGCTGCGTTTGCACAAGTATGCAGATGTAATCTCCCTCAGAGACAGCACTTTTGGtgcaatatatatttaaatgtttttgcgaATTGCCAATCTACAGCACCCATGAAGAATAATGTCTCCATGCAGTTTGAGGAATGAGCCCCGAACACAACAAGTTACAATAATGTAAGATTACATGAAAATGCAGAATGTTGCATACGCTCAACACGGTCAGATTACTGCATTAAACAGAGATATTGGTGAGTTTTTTCAAACCATTTTATGAGCTTCAATGTGTTTTGGAGAATCCAGAATATTTCCCTTGGCTGTCTTCATTTCTTTGTGAATTGAGTGTTTaccaaaattaccaaaaatttGTAATAGGATGTGTATTCACCTTTTAAACCCCTATGTTCATGCCTATCAGTCAAATGATTGGAATGATCAATATGAAGATTTGTACTAAAGCTACTATttctaaacaataataataataataataataataataataataataataataatgaaatatctTTATGTTTTGTGTACATAAAAACATCCATTTAAAATATCCGCCACACGCAACAGGAGATTAAATAGATGGCCAGAATACATAACAGTAAGTGAAACTGGGGATGGTTCTAACACACAGGCTTTGTTCACATCTGTCCTCTGtgctttaaagctgcagcatTTGAAATCTAAAGAGACTTCAGTCCAGGCCTAATTACAGTAAAAGTCCATGTCctggaagagaaaaaaaaggtaaacatACAGTTAACGTTCAATAACAAATGAAAAAGTAAAGATGAATACATTAAAGTGAGTATAATGGTCGTGAAAAGGGTTTTGTCAATTCACATTTGTTTGCATCTTAACTGTATCCTCTACAAACGTGTGCCTCTCCTTCACCACAACTGCAGGGAAATATCCCATAATGCCCATCTGGTCCACATAACGCTCACTGTATACCTGTCAGTggtaacaaaaaaacacacaattaccaACAAGCCTTGGACAAGTTACACTTTGtaaggtaacactttacttaaagttttaagCTGACGTTACGCTgtctttagcatgaataaggtgccatcaaggctgtcattaagtgttgtttgcttaattatgacacttttggagtTTTGATGGCATTTTGtgagttaggtggagggatcttgTGGGGTTGAGGTTAGAGTAACGAACgacacacagtgacagccttcatgacaccttattaatgatCATGACAGGTGTcacgtcataataatgacaatgtaATGTCaacctttatgtataaaacttttgTTACCCTTTGTAACTTTACAGGTTGTAATTACATTgtagtttatttcattcattgttCATATATGTCATTTGTACACCTTTTTACGGACCACTATCTTAttctcatttttacatttttgttacgtttttggagtcaatttgtgcatttatttatttatttatttatttatttattttaggctgaAGGACGCATgtgccccccccaaaaaaaaaaaaaaaaaaaaaatgcaaaatgagaTAAGGATATTACataatgaaaacagaaaatacaaaatgagaataagAAAATGATATGGGGTgggaataaaaacaattaaaaaaattgtttttatgaattaaaatgacaacaatgactccaaaaacacaggatgaaaacacacaaagttattTCTTTGTTTCCTGTCTTCGTGCTCAGATTAGAccttattctaaatgctgacatggctgtttatcatgtggccctcggatcacatctttgtggcccctgctgtgataaaacgTGTCCATCTCTGAAGCTACACTTACACTGCCAGACCAGAAGACTCCGGCGCCCTCTGATGGAACAAGTTTAGAGTACACATAAACCATCTGACCCTTCTTGATGTTGATGAATCTGCAGTCAGGGGCTGTAAAGTCATCCAAGGCTGTGGCCATGGAAAGAACGTCTGTGTAAACACAGGAAACACAACAAGGACCACATcacttcataaaaataaaaataataacaaaaaaacatttgaatgcaaAATGTGATGCCTTTACATTCTAAACAGGTCATTTCAGAGATTTGGACTTACATGAGCATTCTTCGTCCCCACAAATCTTGCTGTCTGAAAGCTTGTCCATGATTATAGCTCTTGCATTGTGATGGTGAAGTAGTCCAACAACACTCAGCAGAATCTCCAGTAAACAAGTCATAGTTGCCACCCAAATAGAATGAACAGggctgttttgtttgtgtgtaaatgtgactGTAAATGTCTAGAGGAACTCAACAGTTATGAAAGAATTTTCTCATGCTTGTGTTGAATGGGCTGAGCTCTTGCATCAGATGTTGCCTGACCAATCAGTGGAGGGTTTCACACATtcttttctccaaaaaaaaaaaaaaagaaacattcatCCTCTCACTGAAGTTTGATATGTGGCTTTGAGAAAAGACAAGCAGACATAGTTGATGTGTTATGCTTTCTAAAACAGATAACTATAAGGTTCTAAAACCTCCGGCATCAAAAA
Protein-coding regions in this window:
- the LOC114477120 gene encoding otoraplin-like isoform X1 produces the protein MTCLLEILLSVVGLLHHHNARAIIMDKLSDSKICGDEECSYVLSMATALDDFTAPDCRFINIKKGQMVYVYSKLVPSEGAGVFWSGSVYSERYVDQMGIMGYFPAVVVKERHTFVEDTVKMQTNDMDFYCN
- the LOC114477120 gene encoding otoraplin-like isoform X2 codes for the protein MTCLLEILLSVVGLLHHHNARAIIMDKLSDSKICGDEECSYVLSMATALDDFTAPDCRFINIKKGQMVYVYSKLVPSEGAGVFWSGSVYSERYVDQMGIMGYFPAVVVKERHTFVEDTDMDFYCN